In one Fusarium falciforme chromosome 5, complete sequence genomic region, the following are encoded:
- a CDS encoding NMO domain-containing protein, producing MSPSKLMNRFPWAKSPLISNGPMLGAASAQMATEVTKAGGFGFLPSTADLSPNSAHIKTLSSDLEEARTLLGADQPADGPLRVGTSFITGHQSIGHFTETALPLLAKHRPAAVWLFAPDGDVKPHRSIIAALKGLDVPPVVFVQVGNVAAAREAVLDGADVLVTQGVDAGGHQFRQGAGIVSFVPEVRTMLEKEFGDKDISIVAAGGIADGRGVAGALALGAEGVVMGTRFTVATESVYPQFRKDIVLGAVDGGVSTLKSPFNDRINNSTLWGPLYDGRAIIGPIHNKFIAGVSLEECQRSLKEDYSQEDATQIINTWAGTGVGLINKAQPAGEIVREVREEAKAALQRAAGLV from the exons ATGAGTCCTTCAAAGCTTATGAACCGTTTCCCGTGGGCAAAGAGCCCCCTCATCAGCAATGGGCCTATGCTTGGCGCAGCTTCTGCCCAGATGGCGACCGAGGTAACCAAAGCCGGCGGTTTCG GCTTTCTCCCATCGACGGCTGACCTCTCACCCAACTCGGCGCACATCAAGACCCTCTCCAGCGATCTCGAAGAGGCCCGCACCCTGCTCGGCGCCGACCAACCGGCGGACGGCCCGCTCCGGGTCGGAACCAGCTTCATCACGGGACACCAGTCCATCGGCCATTTCACCGAGACGGCGCTGCCCCTCCTGGCGAAGCACCGGCCCGCCGCGGTTTGGCTGTTTGCGCCGGACGGTGACGTCAAGCCGCACCGTAGCATCATCGCCGCGCTCAAGGGCCTGGACGTGCCCCCTGTAGTGTTTGTTCAGGTCGGCAATGTCGCGGCGGCCCGGGAGGCGGTGCTTGACGGCGCTGATGTCCTCGTGACTCAAGGTGTTGATGCTGGTGGCCACCAGTTTCGTCAAGGCGCGGGTATCGTGAGCTTTGTGCCCGAAGTGAGAACTATgctggagaaggagtttGGGGATAAAGATATCAGCATCGTGGCTGCTGGAGGCATTGCCGATGGGCGAGGTGTTGCCGgtgccttggccttgg GCGCTGAGGGAGTCGTGATGGGAACAAGA TTCACTGTCGCAACCGAATCTGTCTATCCCCAGTTCCGAAAGGACATTGTCCTTGGGGCCGTTGATGGCGGAGTGTCCACACTTAA GTCGCCTTTCAACGACCGTATTAATAACAGCACCCTCTGGGGACCTCTATACGACGGCCGTGCCATCATCGGACCTATCCACAACAAGTTCATTGCTGGCGTATCTCTCGAGGAATGTCAGCGGAGCCTCAAGGAGGACTACTCACAGGAGGATGCTACCCAAATCATTAACACCTGGGC GGGAACCGGCGTTGgtctcatcaacaaggcccAGCCGGCTGGTGAGATTGTGCGCGAGGTCCGggaagaggccaaggccgcgCTTCAGAGAGCGGCTGGTCTCGTCTGA
- a CDS encoding SCP2 domain-containing protein, with translation MSLKNDKFPSSAAFDAISAAINASDADRADAIKQGNGVYAFVLKNASGEEASWHIDLKKTGAVGTGVGTKPDVTLSLSEENFGKLVEGKANAQRLFMGGKLKIKGNVMKATKLDPVLKKAQTKAKL, from the exons ATGTCTCTCAAGAACG ACAAGTTCCCTTCCTCGGCCGCTTTTGACGCCATCAGCGCCGCCATCAATGCCAGCGACGCCGACCGCGCGGACGCCATCAAGCAGGGTAACGGCGTGTACGCCTTCGTCCTCAAGAACGCAAGCGGCGAGGAGGCTAGCTGGCACATCGACCTCAAGAAGACGGGTGCTGTCGGCACCGGAGTTGGCACCAAGCCTGATG TCACACTGAGCCTCTCGGAGGAGAACTTTGGCAAGCTCgtcgagggcaaggccaaTGCCCAGCGCCTCTTCATGGGCGGCAAGCTCAAGATCAAGGGCAACGTCATGAAGGCGACCAAGCTGGACCCCGTGCTGAAGAAGGCCCAGACAAAGGCCAAGCTGTAA
- a CDS encoding Letm1 RBD domain-containing protein, whose amino-acid sequence MSSRTPWRLCAYSQRRQVQCPRHWTPFATSSTPWQQQRSIHNDGPKSLNPLVNPPDVTRPPPLTLPRRRDCDSAPKYYFELGKGYLRFYKDGLKNVWASRRLLREKLQRTPADDRPSIFRPYYVPKTFSRADWVLLWRVRHDMIRLPLFGLMLIVIGEFTVLVVAYVDSAVPYPCRIPTQIFTALEKAEQRRKAAFDEFEAKYPNGVLSPRVTQSVARAHVLKSLHLSGSIWDRLGFLPPGMWQAKGRYRMAYLEGDDKNIIEDGGPMGLQYDELRITCAERGIDTLGKSETELRGWLGDWLRLTASDDIIERRRRMAVLFLTRPENWPQHRDFGVPEWQL is encoded by the exons ATGAGCTCCCGAACGCCATGGCGGCTCTGCGCCTATAGCCAGCGCCGACAGGTCCAATGCCCGCGCCATTGGACCCCTTTCGCAACGTCGTCGACGccctggcagcagcagcgatcCATCCACAATGACGGCCCCAAGAGCTTGAACCCCCTCGTTAACCCCCCCGATGTGACCCGACCACCGCCGCTCACCCTCCCGCGACGCAGGGACTGCGATTCGGCGCCGAAATACTACTTTGAGCTGGGAAAGGGATATCTTCGCTTCTACAAGGACGGTCTCAAGAATGTGTGGGCGAGCCGTCGTCTCCTCCGCGAAAAGCTCCAACGAACCCCCGCCGACGACCGACCCTCGATATTCAGACCATACTATGTCCCCAAGACCTTTTCCAGGGCCGATTGGGTTCTTCTCTGGAGGGTCAGGCACGACATGATACGACTGCCTCTGTTCGGGCTCATGTTGATCGTGATTGGGGAGTTCACCGTACTTGTGGTCGCATACGTCGATAGTGCGGTGCCGTACCCTTGCAGAATACCGACCCAGATCTTTACAGCCCTCGAAAAGGCCGAGCAGCGTCGCAAAGCAGCATTTGATGAATTCGAGGCAAAATACCCTAACGGCGTGCTGAGCCCCCGTGTCACCCAATCCGTTGCGCGCGCCCACGTCCTCAAGAGTCTGCACCTCAGCGGATCGATCTGGGACCGTCTAGGTTTCCTCCCACCCGGCATGTGGCAGGCAAAGGGACGATACCGTATGGCATACTTGGAAGGTGACGACAAGAACATTATTGAGGATGGCGGGCCCATGGGACTTCAGTACGATGAGCTGCGGATCACATGCGCAGAACGCGGAATTGATACTCTCGGGAAGAGTGAGACGGAGCTGAGAGGCTGGCTCGGCGACTGGCTACGGTTGACAGCATCCGATGATATTATAGAGAGGAGGCGACGCATGGCGGTGCTGTTCCTAACCAG ACCCGAAAACTGGCCCCAGCACCGAGACTTTGGCGTCCCTGAATGGCAGTTGTAG
- a CDS encoding Free methionine-R-sulfoxide reductase: MVHADASNFADGITKEDAYEQVLWQTEGLITGQRNWVCNLANAASLLWHAYKSLGSPSKDVNWAGFYVLDKSSQDPQLILGPFQGKVACQTIQFGKGVCGAAAESQQTQLVHDVEKFPGHIACDGDSKSEIVVPIVAEQGDGSKKLVAIIDIDCAELNGFDEVDKAHLEQLAALLAKGCDW; encoded by the exons ATG GTTCACGCTGATGCATCCAACTTTGCCGACGGCATCACCAAAGAAGATGCTTACGAACAGGTTCTCTGGCAGACCGAAGGCCTGATTACCGGCCAGCGCAACTGG GTCTG CAACCTTGCCAATGCTGCGTCGTTGCTCTGGCATGCGTACAAGTCGCTGGGTTCCCCAAGCAAAGATGTGAATTGGGCGG GGTTTTACGTCCTTGATAAGTCATCTCAAGACCCGCAGCTCATCCTGGGCCCGTTTCAGGGCAAGGTCGCCTGCCAGACAATCCAGTTCGGCAAAGGCGTGTGCGGAGCGGCGGCTGAGTCGCAGCAGACGCAGCTCGTCCACGACGTGGAGAAGTTTCCGGGGCACATCGCCTGCGACGGAGATAGCAAGAGTGAGATTGTTGTGCCGATCGTGGCTGAGCAGGGCGATGGTTCCAAAAAGTTGGTGGCAATCATCGACATTGACTGCGCGGAGCTGAACGGTTTCGACGAGGTGGACAAGGCTCATCTGGAGCAGCTTGCCGCCCTGCTCGCCAAGGGCTGTGACTGGTAG